In the genome of Brachypodium distachyon strain Bd21 chromosome 3, Brachypodium_distachyon_v3.0, whole genome shotgun sequence, the window CGAGATGTGTTAAATGAAAGTGTTCATTAGATTCAATGATCGTGTCCAAAGTTTCAGGCAAACTAAAAGTAAGCAAACTATTATCCCTCCGTTCAACGATATACTTAAGTTTTtattaagtaaaaaaaattgcacggTAAAAATGTACCGCTAGAACCGTCATGGAAAACAATTTCAGAACTACAAGTTTATAATATTTTACAAGCATACAAACATtgtggctgtgtgcatcattttgatgcagaggccgaggGTTCATCAAAAAAGCATACAAACATATTAAGCGatgtatcaggtgaaaactgCTACTAAGTGAAAACCAAATACTTGTGCGTCAGATCAACAAACAATAGCCAAGATTGAAGAGTCGCGAGTTTTTGAGATTTAGTGTGGATTCGAAAGTCTTGTCAAAATTTCACATCATACTCCGCCTAAATATAAGAGTAATtgtgcatttttattttgtgcacAACCAACTCATACTTTTTGGATGGTTGAGATGAAACATATCCCACCTAACTcatatttttatatttatatttgtatAGACAGTGAAACTGCCGCACCAATAAAGTCTTGGCTCCGCATTTAACTATTCTCTTCCTTAATCTGCAATTCTTCCtctctatttatttttttacgaAAGGCAGCAGCGCTGCTTTCAATGtattaagaagaaaaattacCAAGAATACAAATCACGGAAATGGCTTACACCACGATCATCGGCACAACTAGGAAAACATGCATCGCTAGAGGAACCATCTTAATGTCGTCGAAGCCACGCGACACCGTGACGAAGTATGAGAGCTAAGTTGGCGTAgatgctctctcttttttctatcttctatatatatatatatatatatatatatatatatatatatatatatatatatatatatatatatatatatatatatatatatatatatatatatatatatatatatatatatatatccaaaaGTAGCATCTGTTCAAAATTTTCACATCCAATTAATTAAAAAGCACTAACTTTTAGTTGTTCCCTGTGCTTATAGTAGGAAAATAACTGCTACCTCCCTTTCATCATTcctgtctcaaattttctcaaaaatggatgtatctatttctaaaaaacgtctaggtacatgtaatatttcgacaagaattatggaacggagagagtattcaATTAGATTGATGAACCACATGAGCAATTGAGCATCCCGCAGGCAACTCACCGGTCACCAAACAGGTTACAAACTCGGGTAATTAAAAGAATCCTGCTGCACAACCGTCTGGGGGCCCTACAAACGGGAACCAAACAGGTTACAAACTCGTGGAACAATCCTGCAACACTACATATTGTTACAAAAATCTGATTAAAAAATGCAAGATGATCTCAGCTACTTAATTTGGTAGCCCTGATAATCACTCTGTAGCTGCTTTGTAGATAATCGCCATGGTCACCGATGAACTGAAGGGTGGGTGCACTTGCCTCCTCGTGCGGAGCGTCAGTCCCGTCATGTACATACTCGATACTGTACTACGTATGCAACCAGCTCCGGAAGGCAAGCGCCGACGTATCAGTTCGATCACGGACAGCAAAACCACATCCCCTTTTTATCGAGATCGGGTCAAAGACACCGTCGTTGTTAGCCTTCAGATCATAGAGGTTGATATCCATCTACAGGAACGCTCGATTTGTGTATgtaccggccggccgggccacTCAACCGTTGGAGCGAACTCCGGGTGTCGTCGCGTGCCATATATAAGCGGCTTCTATATATGGATTGTGGAGCTAGCGCGGGATACGGGTGTCGTCTCGTGCACCGGCGAGTAGTAAATCATGAGCGTTGCATCTTGCGTCTGCGTGGGTACAGTACATAAGAAGAAGGAACTGATACTACGCGAGCTAGTAGCCGAGAACGGTGGATGGACAAATATGCATGGATCAATAATCCAAATTTATTGATGCGACTGCATGGATTAATGACACGAAACGTACAGGAGGAAAACCAATGTGACACAGACTGATAAACTCGATTACACAAAGCTGTGCAGCATGTGAGATGCTGAGAGCTGCAGGCAGCTGACTAGCTAGGCCGGCCAGGCCACCTCTCACTCTCACTCACACTAGCTCTCACACAGTGAGATGATCGATCTCGCGCAGCTAGCTAGGTCCACATGGCcggcatggcatggcatgcacTCGGTCGGGCTAGCTCCATCtttgcatgcaatgcaaaataTGCAATGCACGCAGGCAGAGGCAGCCGAGTCGCGGATCCAAGCAGTCGCAATAGATCTTTTGGCCAGCTGCCACGCCAAAAGGGCCTAGTACGAGTGCATGTGTGTATGTGTACCACACACCACTGCACGCATGCACTCGATCGCCAGctgcgctagctagctacttcACATGAGAATTAAATAACACGGTACTGCTGATCACTAAACTAAGCTAGACCTACACCTCGACAACAATGGCCATGTCAGGCTTGATCACCTGCTCCGGCCTCAGCATGTTGTGGTCATCacggccggccgccgcttcTTCGACATTAATGGCTTGCTCGtccgcccccgcggccgccgaaGTCGGCATCACGTCGATGGGGTGCACCTCTGCCCCGCAGCTGATCCTGCCCTCGGTCGGTGCGCCGCCCAGCTTAGTGTTGGTGGTCACTTCTTTGACGTGCTCTGGCAGCTTCATCTCCTGATGCACCACCGTTATGGCGGGGCTCTTGTTCCGGTACGCCATGTAGAGCGCCATCTGCGCCACCCCGAACACGAAGCCCAGCACGTTGGGCACCGCCACGAACACGTCCTTCTTCAGCAGCCCGTAGGCGAACCAGATGACCGCGCTCAGCACCAGGAAGAAGGACAGCGAGATGGGCATGAACTCCACGCTCTTGGTCCGGATCACGAGCCTctgcaaacaaaacaaaacaaaacaaaagcagATTGTTTAAGTAACATGCACATGTATGGCAGCCATTGGTCACAAAAACacctgcagctagctagcattgAGATCAATTAAATCCGGACGGACTTACGATGATGCTCAAGGGAGCGGCGAAGACGCCGAGGGCGACGGCGACACAGATCCAGCCGACGATCTGGACACGGAGGGTGCCTGCGGACACGAGCATGGTGACGAGTGCGATGAGGCCAAAGAGACCGACGTCGAGGCCTAGGAAGAGCTTGGCCGTGAGGAGCCTGGCGCTCTTGGGGGCGTAGATCAGGTACATGGCGATGTAGAGGGTCTCGAtgccgcagccgacgccgtTGATGGTGAGGAGAAGCTCGGCGCCCGACTTGAGGAAGGCGTAGTACATCCACAGCAGGCAGCTGAAGAGCGTCACCACGTACGGCGTCGACTGGAACCCCTCCGTCGACTTCTTACGGTACACGCGGTAGAACGTCGGGCTgcatgtgttaatttgtgcacAGTTAATAATTAATGACCGGCGtgcttttattttttacttcGAGCTGACTAGTTTAATTGATCATTCATGGTATGGTACGTACTGCGCCCACCTAACAGTGACACTCACGCTCAATTACCTAACAG includes:
- the LOC100831573 gene encoding bidirectional sugar transporter SWEET15, producing MAFLNMEQHTWAFTFGILGNIISLMVFLSPLPTFYRVYRKKSTEGFQSTPYVVTLFSCLLWMYYAFLKSGAELLLTINGVGCGIETLYIAMYLIYAPKSARLLTAKLFLGLDVGLFGLIALVTMLVSAGTLRVQIVGWICVAVALGVFAAPLSIIRLVIRTKSVEFMPISLSFFLVLSAVIWFAYGLLKKDVFVAVPNVLGFVFGVAQMALYMAYRNKSPAITVVHQEMKLPEHVKEVTTNTKLGGAPTEGRISCGAEVHPIDVMPTSAAAGADEQAINVEEAAAGRDDHNMLRPEQVIKPDMAIVVEV